The Natribaculum luteum genome contains the following window.
CGAGCGCGAAGGCTGTCATCCGCCGGGTGGCCTCGCTCGAGTAGGCGTAGACGACCGCGAACGCACCCAGGAATCCCATCACGATCCCCAGCATCCGGGTAAAGTCGTCGACGAGGAACAGGGTGGCCTCGAAGCCGAGGAAGCTCCCGGTGAGGTGTGCGCCCTCTGGGGTAAACCACGCGAGGGCGATCACGGCGAGCAGGCTCGCCGACCCGACGGCGAAGCCGGCGATCCGGGGCAAGACGAGCACGAGCAGCGCCGCCGCGAAGACGACCAGCGGCGGGTAGACCATCGTGAGTGCCTCGATTGCCATCAGAGGATCACCTCCCCGGTGACGACCTCGACGACGTAGCCGGCGAGCTCGAGGAAGACGGCGCGGTCGGGAACGATGCCGAGGACGAGCGCGCCGGTTGCGATCACGACGATGGGCACCAGCATGAGCCACGTGCTCTCGGTCAGCGGCGAGTGGCGCTGCCAGCCCTCGGCCGGTGGGCCGCCGTGGTGGCCCTCGTCGTGATCGTGATCGTGGTCGTGGCCGTGATCGTCGTAGGCGGCGTGGTCGGGTTCGACGGCGTGCTCGCCGTCACCCTCGTCCTCGTCGGGCACCGTGTGGTCGCTTGGATACTCGTCGACGGCGTACTCGTACTCCTTTTCGCCTTCGGACGTGCCGCCGTCGGCGACCGCCGGAGCAGAGCTGAAGTACGACTCCCGAATGCCGCCGATGGGGAACTCGAGCAGCGGTTTGGCGTCGTGGCGGTCCTCGCTCTCGAAGAATGCGGTGTAGACCACCGGCCAGAAGTAGGCGATGTTGAGGACGCCCGAGACGAGCAGGGAGAGCGCGAAGATCCACCAGTCGGCACGGAGCGCGCCGATCAGCATGTAGAACTTGCTGACGAAGCCGGCGACCAGCGGCATGCCGGCCATCCCCGCCGCACCGACCGTGAACGCGGTCATGGTCAGCGGCATCCGCTTGCCGATTCCGGCCATCTCGCTGATGTAGTCCGTGTGGGTCTCGACGTGGATCGAACCCGCACAGAAGAACAGCGTGAGCTTCCCGAACGCGTGGGCGGGGATATGAAACAGCGCGCCGAGGATGGCGTAGGGATGTAACAGCGACAGCCCGAGGACGATGTACGACAGCTGTGCGGTCGTCGAGTACGCCAGCCGACGCTTGAGGTGGTCTTTGCGCATCGCGATGATGCTCGCGGCCACGAGCGTAAACGCCGCCAGGATCGCAAGCGGGACGTTCACGCCCAGGTCGCCGGCGAGGTCGGGACCGTAGACCTCGAGGATGAGCCGAGCGATGCCGAACGCGCCGGACTTGACGACTGCGACCGCGTGGAGCAGTCCGGAGACGGGCGTCGGCGCGACCATCGCGTCGGCGAGCCACGAGTGAAGTGGCATGACGGCGGCTTTCACGCCGAAGCCGGCCGCGAGCAGGAAGAAGGCGGCCTGCGCGTACATCGGCTCGGCGTTCGCCGCCTCGGCGAGCGCACCGATGCCGCCGGCCTCGAACGCGAGCGTCGGGTCGCCCACGCCAGCGGTGAGCCAGTAGACCAGGACGGTCCCGGCGAGCAGGAACACGCCGCCGCCAAAGAACGTGTACGTGACGTACTTCCGGCCGGCGATACGCGCTTCTTCGTCTTCGTTGTGGGCGACCAGCGGGTAGGTCACGAGCGAGAGCAGCTCGTAGAAGACGAAGATCGTCAGCAGGTTCGCGGCGAACGCGATGCCGACCGCCGTCGAGAGACTGGCGGCGAACGCGGCGAAAAAGCGCGTCTGGGCGTGCTCGTCGAGCCCGCGCATGTACCCCGTCGCGTAGAACGACGTGAAGATCCACAGGAAGCTCGCGAGCAGCGCAAACAGCATTCCGAGCGGGTCCGCACGGAGCGCGAAGTCGACGCCGGCGACGAACGTGCCGAGACGCCACTCGTAGACGACGCCACCGAGGACGCCCGGGAGCATACTCGCGACGAGGCCGAACTTCGTCACTGCGGCCAGGACGGACCAGCTCTCGCGGATGTTCGGACGGCGATGCGACGCGACGATCAGAACGACCGCGACCGCAGACGCCAGCACGGCGGCGATCGGACGCGGATCGGAGACGACCTCTACCATCAGTTGAACACCTCTTCGACGAACGGCTCGAGCAAGTCGTAGAACGTTCCACCGGCGAAGCCGAGCGCGACGACCAGCACGGCCGCAACGACGACGAGGCCGATCATGCCGACGGTGACGCGGTCGGGGTCGGCGGTCTCGACCGGCGAGCCGCCGTCAGTCGCGGCCGCACCCGGGGGGACTGGACGCTCGGTCGGTGCCGCCGGCGTGAAGTACATCTTCTCGAGCAGCCGGGCGGCGTACGCGAGCGTGAGCATCGTGCTCAGGAAGATCACGGCGGCGACCGGCCACAGTTCGGCCTCGACAGCGCCGAGTGCGATGTACCACTTGCCGACGAAGCCGACCGAGGGCGGGATGCCGACGAGCGAGACGAGCAGGACGGTCATCGCCATCGCGGCGACCGGCCGCCGCTTGGCGAGGCCGGCGTACTCGTCGACGGTGCGAGCGCCGGTGCTCACCGAGATGACGGCGACGGCGGCGAACAGCCCCGCTTTGGTCAGCCCGTGGCCGACGAGGTGGACGACCGCGCCGACGAGGCCGGTCTCGGTGACCAGCCCGTAGGCGGCGACGATCAGTCCGAACTGCGAGACCGACGAGTACGCCAGCATCCGCTTGACCCGCCGCTGGATCACGGCGAGCGTGCTACCGGCGAGGACGCTGATCGAGCCGACGGTGACGACGACCTCGGACGCGTAGGGCGTGGTGGCGAGAAAGTCGGCGCCGAAGACCGTAAACGCCACCCGTCCGAACGCGTACGCCGAGACCGTCGAGACGAGTGCGGCGATCAGCGGCGTCACGCCGTCGGGCGCGTGCTGGTAGGCGTCGGGCTGCCAGGTGTGCAGCGGCCACTGGGCGACCTTGATCGAAAAGCCGACGAAGACGAACGCGAAGGCGACGCGAACGAGGGTCTCGCCCTGACCCTCGACGTCGGGGAGCGCCGTCGCGAGTTCGGCCATGTTGAGCGTCCCCGTCGCCATGAAGAGAAAGCCGACGCCGAGTAGGTACATCGACGCGCCGACGGTGCCGAGGATCAGGTACTTCAGGGCCGCGACCGCCGATTCGGGGCCGTCGCCGCTGGAGATCATGGCGTACGTTCCCAGTCCCGTGATCTCGAGGAAGACGAACAGGTTGAACACGTCGCCGGTCATCGTCAGGCCGAGCAGGCCGCCGGTCAGCAGCAGGTAGCCGGTGTAGAACGTGTTTCCGCGCGGGCCGCCCGTGCGGGTGTACGCGAGCACGCCGGTCGCAACGCCGGTGACGAGCAACGCGATCAGCGTCGACAGCTCGTCGGCGACGAGTTCGATGCCGTACTGTCGCGGGAAGTCCCCGAGCGCGTGGGTGACGGTCGTCCCGTCGCCGTAGACGACGGTCGCGAGGAACGCCGTCGCGGCGAACAGGCCGGTGGTGGTGAGCACGGCGATCGACCAGCCGACGCGATCGAATCGAAGCCCGAGCGCGATTGGGAGCGTCGCCGCGAGGATCGGGGTGGCGATCAGCAACACCGGGACGAGGTCGACGCTACTCATCGGCACGCACCTCCGTCAGCGTATCCTCCCGGAGCGTGCCGTACTCGGCGTAGATTCGCACGACGAGCGCCAGCGCGACGGCCGTCAGCGCGACGCCGACGACGATTGCCGTGAGCACGATCACCTGCGGCAGCGGACTGGCGACGACAAGTTCCCCGGGGTTCTCCTCGGCGGGGACGATCGGTGCCGAGCCGCCCTCGACGTAGGCCATCGAGATGAAAAACAGGAAGATCGCCGTCTGGAACAGGCTGACGCCGATCACCTTCTTGACGAGGTTCTGGTTGGCGATCATCATGTACAGTCCGATGGCGATCAGAACGAACATCAGCGCGTAGGCGTAGTGAGTAGCGAGTAACTCGAGCATCAGTCGTCACCTCCTCGATCCGCATCCGTCGCTGTCGGGCTTCGTTCGGCCGTGAAGCCGGCGGCCATCGCGAAAAAGAGCGTGATCACGACGCCCGAGACGATCAGCGAGACGCCGCCGACCTCGATGGCTTCCATCCCCCACTTGCCGGCGATGCCGATCTCGGAGAAGCGATCGTACTCGAGGAAGTTCCCGCCGAGTGCGAGCGTCGCGAGACCGACGCCGGTGAAGACGACGACGCCGCCGGTGACGAGAGAGACCAGCACGGAGTTGCGGAGCCACCGGCGGGTCGGTTCGATGCCGAAGGCGAACGCGAGCATGAGGATGGTCACGCCGACGATCGCCCCGCCCTGGAAGCCGCCGCCGGGCGTGTCGGCTCCGTGAAGGGTCATGAACATCCCGTAGGTGAGGGTAAACGGCGCGATGACCTTCACTGCGGTCATGATCACCTGGCTTTCCGTGTACGTGTCCGCTACGTCGTCGGCCATCAGACGAACACCTCCCGTTTCAACACGAGCAAGACGGCGACGCCGGCGGCGAAGACGACGACCGCTTCGCCGAACGTGTCGAATCCACGGTAGGCCGCGAGGACGGCCGTCACCGCGTTCTGGACGTGCGTGTCGGCGTACGTGTTCTGGATGTAGTACTGGGAGACCTCGGCGTTCGACCAGACGGGGGCGGTCGGATCGCCGACGGCCCACATCTCCGGGAGCACCTGGGTGCCGGCAACGAGCAGGAACGCCCCGACCGCGACGACCGCGGGTACGTTAAGCCGTTCGAACAGCTGATCGGGCGACGGACGGGTCGTCCGGGCGATCGTCAACAGCAACAGGACCGTCGTCACGCCGGCCCCGATCGCGGCCTCCGTCATCGCGACGTCGGGTGCGAGCAGGTACGTGTAGAGGATCGCCATCCCCAGACTGTACGCCCCGAAGACGACGATCGTCGACAGCACGTCGCGAAACAGTGCCGTCGCGATCGCAGTCACGAGGACGAACGCCACGAGCGCGTACGCGAGCACGCTCATCGGTTCTCACCCTCCTCGTCGGTCAGCGGTTCGACGCCCGTCTCGGCTGCCGAGCGGGCGATCGCGTGTGCCGCCGTCGGGTTCGTGAGGAACACGAAAAACAGTAACAGGACGGTGTAGATCGTCGCCGACTGCCAGCCGAGTGCGAGCGCGACGCCGGCGAGCGTGAGCCCGGCACCGAGAGTGTCGGCCTGCGACGCCGTGTGTGCCCGGGCGTAGACGTCCGGCAGTCGGAGCACGCCGACTGTCGAGACGAACGTGAAGAACAGCCCGCCGACGACGAGGACGACGATCGCGCCGAAGCGGATCGTCTCGATCACAGGACACCACCCCGTTCGACGGTGAACTTCGAGATGGCGACGGCCATCAGGAAATTGAGCAGCGCGTAGATCAACGCGATGTCGAGCACCCACGGCTCGTCGAGCGCCGCCGCCAGCAACACGAGGATGACGACGGTGTTCGTCCCGAGGACGTTCACCGCCAGCACCCGATCCTGGGTCGTTGGACCGGCGACCGCGCGGTAGAACATCGCGATCGCGAGGACGACGAACAGCGCGGCCACCGTGAGCAACACGTCGTCGAGCAACTCGGCCGTCACCACTCGTCACCCCGAATGACTTCGGCGTCGCCGCGTTCTTCCGGCGAGGCGATCGCGGCCGCCTCACGGCCATAGAAGACGAAGCGAACCGCCCGCTCGAGTCGGCCCTCGAAGAGGTCCTCGCGGGCGTCCTCGATGAGCGTGTGGACGACCAGTCGCTGGTCGTTCGCCCGGACGGTCAACGTTCCCGGCGTCAGCGTGATGCTGTTTGCGAGCGACAGCAGGGGCAGTCCGCCGCTGACCCGTGCGTTTATCCGGGTCAGCTTCGGCTCGATCGGCATCGATGGCCGGAGAATCACGACCGCGACTGCGACGTTCGCCTTGACGATCTCCCACAGCAACAGCGGGACGTACAGCGCAAAGCGGACGGTCCGGATCGGCGACTGGACTTTCTGTGGCGCGACGCTGAACGTCACGTGCGAGAGCGTAATCGAGACGATCGCCGCCACGACCACGCCGGTGACGAGGTCGAACCAGTAGGTCGGATCGCCAAGCAGGAGGTAGAAGGCAAACGAGATGCCGAACATCCCGATGAATCGGTCGAGACTCTCGGCGCCGACCAGCCGTTCGCGCCGGGCCGGCCGCTCGACCGGCGCTTCGTCGTACGCGAGTCCGACCGCGGCGAGCTCGCGCTCGAGCGGCTGGAGCATCGGCGACGTCGCTCCCGGCTGGTACTCCGGATCGAGCACGACGCGGTCGACGTCGTGAGCGTCGGCGTACGTGGCGAACGATTCGGCGTAGTCTCGCGGACCGAACAGGTACTCGTCGGTCCCGAGTACCGCCGTCTCGATGGATAGCGACTCGTCGTCTGCGTCCTCGTCAGCCCACGTGCGAGCGCGCTCGAGCAGGTCGTCGGCCTCCTCGAGGTGACGCGTGTCACCCGACATGCCCGCGTCGTCCGGAATCGCGACGACGAAGTGGAGTTCGGCCGGCCCGCCCCCCTCGAGCGCCGACCGGACCGCGTAGCCGACGGTCTGGCGAACCGTCACCGACGTCGACAGCGGCACGAGCAGCCGCTTATCCGCCACGGGGTACACCTCCAGGCGACCGGCTTTCGTGACTCATGGCTCGAATTCTGTTAGTCGAACCAAGCGGTACCCGGAGGAAAACTATTTCGTTCTCCGTTAGTCTCCGTTCCGATAGACGAATCCTTCTGGTCGTTTTTTCGGCGTACGGAAACCGATCGTGGGGTCGAACTGACAAAGGTCACGTTCTCCGCCCACACGACCCGGGCCATTCGGGGACTTTACGTATCGGAATCCCCGACGTACGGCCAATGACGATCTACTCGAGGCTTCGCCCGCTCGCGTTCAAGCTTCCCGCGGAGACCGCCCACGACCTGGGCAAGCGGGCGCTCCGAGCGGCGGGGGCGACGTGGCCGACCAGGGCCACGCTCCGGTACGCCTACCGGTACGAGCACCCGGCACTCGAGGTCGACCTGTTCGACACCACCTTCCCGAACCCGGTCGGCGTCGCGGCGGGGTTCGACAAGAACGCCGAGGTCACCCACGCGCTGACCGCGCTCGGCTTCGGATTCGTCGAGGTCGGAACCGTAACGCCGTACCCCCAGTCTGGCAACGAACGGCCGCGGCTGTTCCGACTCCCCGAGGACGAGGCGATGATCAACCGGATGGGGTTCAACGGCCAGGGAATGGAGCGCGTGAAAGCGCGACTCGAGCGCGAGGGGCTCCCGTCGATCCCGATCGGCGTCAACGTCGGGAAGATGAACTCCTCGAACGAGGAGGAGGCCGTCGAGGACTACCGGCGGGTGTTCGATCGCCTCTCGCCGTACGCCGACTACGTCGTCGTCAACGTCTCCTGTCCGAACACGCCCGACGAGTTCGACGAGGCGTCGCCCGGCCACCTGCGGACCGTCTTCGAGACGCTCGAGGCCGAAAACGACGCGGACAGGCCGCTGCTGGTGAAAGTCGGTCCCGACTCGCCAGCCGAGTCGCTGTACGACCTCGTCGACATCGTCGAGGAGTTCGACCTCGACGGCATCGTCGCGACCAACACGACGACGAGTCGCGAGGGAATCAAATCCGACCGGCGCGAGGAGTGGGGCGGGCTGAGCGGCAAACCGCTCGAGGACCGATCGACGAACGTGATCCGCACGCTCGCCGAGTACACCGACCTGCCGATCGTCGGCGTCGGCGGCGTCGACTCGGCCGAGAGCGCCTACGCGAAGATTCGCGCCGGGGCCTCGCTCGTGCAACTGTACACCGGTTTCGTCTACAACGGTCCGTCGACCGCCCGGGAGATCAACCGCGGCCTGGTCGACCTGCTCCAGCGCGACGGCTTCCAGTCGGTCGAGGAGGCCGTCGGGGCCGACCTCGAGTGAACGTCACGTCGAGTCGCGACCTTCGTTTAGGCCACCCTAAAAACCGATACGTTTACAGTGTTTTAGGCTTGCCTAAATCATATGGGCTCGAGTAGACGTCTCCCGCCGTGGATCGACGACGCCGCGTACGCGGCCAGCGCGACCGTCGGCCGTGACGAGCGGATCGGTGTCGAGAGTGAATCGACCGAAAGCGACCGCGAAACGGGCGCGTCGCCTCGAGACGAGTGACGAGCATGGACGCGACGATGCTCTCCGAGATTCGGGCGACGATCGAGTCGCTCGCGAGCGACGATGGCTCCTACGTCGTCGTCTGCGAACGGACCGGCGAACGGCCCTTCCCCGCGACTGGAAAACGATTTCCCGATCGAGCGGCAGCGGAAGAAGCCATGCGAGCCGTCGTCGTCTACCGAGAGACGCTGCGTCGGTACGATCCGCGAACGTACCGATACGACATGACCGTCGTCGAGACGCCGGCGTCGCTACGGCGGTCGGATCACAGGCCCTCGACAGCCGAGGATGGGACCGACCGCGTCCTGCTGTCGCACTCGACAGCCCGGGGCGACCCACGACCTCTCTCCGTCCCCGACGATCGAACGAACGACCGATGACCGTCACGACGACCGTCGATCGCGCGCTCGAGCGAGTCCGAACGGAACGAGACGCAGTGCAGGACAAACGGGCGGCACTCGAGCGGTTCGTCGCTCGCGTCGAAGACGTCTCCGTCGATCCGACACCGCCACCGACGCGAGCCAGCACCACGGCCGGCGGCGGAACGCTCGCTGCTCGTTCGTCGCCGACCGACGGCGGCCGTCACGAGGTCAGAACCGCGTTCGCCGAGACCGTCCGCTCACACAGCGTCGACGACCTCGACGACGACGAGTCGCTTCTCGAGACGATCGCGTCGGAGCTGTCCGACTCGATCGCGACGGCACTCGGTTCGACACCCGACGGAGCGTTTACGCCCGACCTGAAACGAGCAGTTCTCTCGAGCACTCGAGATCGGGTAGACGAGACGCAGGTCGTCGCCGCGGCACTGGATCGGGAGGCGACGCACCTCGCCGACGTTCGCGACGAAATCGCGACGATCACCGACTGGCTCGTCGACGCCGACGACACGCCGCTGTCGGAGTGCGAGTTCGACGAACTCGCGACGCGCCACGATCGGCTGGCCGCCCACCGAGAACGGTGCGATCGTCTCGTACGCGACCGCCAGGCACACCTCGCCGAGACGACGAACCAAACTGCGAAGGGTGCAGTCGCTCACCGGACGCTGGTCACGTACCTCTACGACGACTTTCCGGTGGATTATCCAGTGCTCGCGACCGTCGTTCGACTCGACGCCGTCTGTGCGGACTGCCAGCGAGCGGTTCGCGATCACCTCGTCCGGCGAGCGTAGTCGCCGCCACGATCGACGGCCGGGGGCCGACTCGAGGCCAGAGACGAAGTCGACTCCGAAAGAGGCATTCGAACGGGTCCACTCGATACGGCTACACCAGTTCGAATGAGCACGTCCCAGTTGTCGCGGTTCGTCCGAGACCGGATCAGTCGCCGTGACGTCGCCGTCCACCTCGTCGTTCCCGTCACGCTGGTCGTCGTCTACGTCTCGCCGGTCACGTTCGAATCGGTACTGTTCCGACCGGGAGTGAGCGGGTGGCAGGCGGCGTACCTCTCGCTCGTGGGTCACGCCAACCTCGCCCACCTCGCCGGGAACGTGTTCGGCTATCTCGTCCTGTCGCTGCTGTCGCTACTGCTGCTCGCCGGCGTCTCGCGCCGTCGCTTCTACTACGCGTCCGTCGCGTCGATTCTCGTCTTCGTGCCGCCGCTGTCGGCACTGGTCTCGGAACTGTACCTGCGACGGACCGCCCCCGAGGCGATCGGTTACTACCGCGGGGCCGGCTTCTCGCTCGTCGTCGCCGCGCTCGTGGGACTGCTCGCGGTCGCGATCGCGATCCACCAGCGCGAGCGGTTGCGGTTTCCCGTCCCGCCCGGACCGACCAGCGGCT
Protein-coding sequences here:
- a CDS encoding monovalent cation/H+ antiporter subunit D family protein; its protein translation is MVEVVSDPRPIAAVLASAVAVVLIVASHRRPNIRESWSVLAAVTKFGLVASMLPGVLGGVVYEWRLGTFVAGVDFALRADPLGMLFALLASFLWIFTSFYATGYMRGLDEHAQTRFFAAFAASLSTAVGIAFAANLLTIFVFYELLSLVTYPLVAHNEDEEARIAGRKYVTYTFFGGGVFLLAGTVLVYWLTAGVGDPTLAFEAGGIGALAEAANAEPMYAQAAFFLLAAGFGVKAAVMPLHSWLADAMVAPTPVSGLLHAVAVVKSGAFGIARLILEVYGPDLAGDLGVNVPLAILAAFTLVAASIIAMRKDHLKRRLAYSTTAQLSYIVLGLSLLHPYAILGALFHIPAHAFGKLTLFFCAGSIHVETHTDYISEMAGIGKRMPLTMTAFTVGAAGMAGMPLVAGFVSKFYMLIGALRADWWIFALSLLVSGVLNIAYFWPVVYTAFFESEDRHDAKPLLEFPIGGIRESYFSSAPAVADGGTSEGEKEYEYAVDEYPSDHTVPDEDEGDGEHAVEPDHAAYDDHGHDHDHDHDEGHHGGPPAEGWQRHSPLTESTWLMLVPIVVIATGALVLGIVPDRAVFLELAGYVVEVVTGEVIL
- a CDS encoding proton-conducting transporter membrane subunit, which encodes MSSVDLVPVLLIATPILAATLPIALGLRFDRVGWSIAVLTTTGLFAATAFLATVVYGDGTTVTHALGDFPRQYGIELVADELSTLIALLVTGVATGVLAYTRTGGPRGNTFYTGYLLLTGGLLGLTMTGDVFNLFVFLEITGLGTYAMISSGDGPESAVAALKYLILGTVGASMYLLGVGFLFMATGTLNMAELATALPDVEGQGETLVRVAFAFVFVGFSIKVAQWPLHTWQPDAYQHAPDGVTPLIAALVSTVSAYAFGRVAFTVFGADFLATTPYASEVVVTVGSISVLAGSTLAVIQRRVKRMLAYSSVSQFGLIVAAYGLVTETGLVGAVVHLVGHGLTKAGLFAAVAVISVSTGARTVDEYAGLAKRRPVAAMAMTVLLVSLVGIPPSVGFVGKWYIALGAVEAELWPVAAVIFLSTMLTLAYAARLLEKMYFTPAAPTERPVPPGAAATDGGSPVETADPDRVTVGMIGLVVVAAVLVVALGFAGGTFYDLLEPFVEEVFN
- a CDS encoding cation:proton antiporter subunit C, with product MLELLATHYAYALMFVLIAIGLYMMIANQNLVKKVIGVSLFQTAIFLFFISMAYVEGGSAPIVPAEENPGELVVASPLPQVIVLTAIVVGVALTAVALALVVRIYAEYGTLREDTLTEVRADE
- a CDS encoding MnhB domain-containing protein is translated as MADDVADTYTESQVIMTAVKVIAPFTLTYGMFMTLHGADTPGGGFQGGAIVGVTILMLAFAFGIEPTRRWLRNSVLVSLVTGGVVVFTGVGLATLALGGNFLEYDRFSEIGIAGKWGMEAIEVGGVSLIVSGVVITLFFAMAAGFTAERSPTATDADRGGDD
- a CDS encoding DUF4040 domain-containing protein gives rise to the protein MSVLAYALVAFVLVTAIATALFRDVLSTIVVFGAYSLGMAILYTYLLAPDVAMTEAAIGAGVTTVLLLLTIARTTRPSPDQLFERLNVPAVVAVGAFLLVAGTQVLPEMWAVGDPTAPVWSNAEVSQYYIQNTYADTHVQNAVTAVLAAYRGFDTFGEAVVVFAAGVAVLLVLKREVFV
- the mnhG gene encoding monovalent cation/H(+) antiporter subunit G → MIETIRFGAIVVLVVGGLFFTFVSTVGVLRLPDVYARAHTASQADTLGAGLTLAGVALALGWQSATIYTVLLLFFVFLTNPTAAHAIARSAAETGVEPLTDEEGENR
- a CDS encoding cation:proton antiporter, with product MTAELLDDVLLTVAALFVVLAIAMFYRAVAGPTTQDRVLAVNVLGTNTVVILVLLAAALDEPWVLDIALIYALLNFLMAVAISKFTVERGGVL
- a CDS encoding monovalent cation/H+ antiporter subunit E gives rise to the protein MADKRLLVPLSTSVTVRQTVGYAVRSALEGGGPAELHFVVAIPDDAGMSGDTRHLEEADDLLERARTWADEDADDESLSIETAVLGTDEYLFGPRDYAESFATYADAHDVDRVVLDPEYQPGATSPMLQPLERELAAVGLAYDEAPVERPARRERLVGAESLDRFIGMFGISFAFYLLLGDPTYWFDLVTGVVVAAIVSITLSHVTFSVAPQKVQSPIRTVRFALYVPLLLWEIVKANVAVAVVILRPSMPIEPKLTRINARVSGGLPLLSLANSITLTPGTLTVRANDQRLVVHTLIEDAREDLFEGRLERAVRFVFYGREAAAIASPEERGDAEVIRGDEW
- a CDS encoding quinone-dependent dihydroorotate dehydrogenase; this translates as MTIYSRLRPLAFKLPAETAHDLGKRALRAAGATWPTRATLRYAYRYEHPALEVDLFDTTFPNPVGVAAGFDKNAEVTHALTALGFGFVEVGTVTPYPQSGNERPRLFRLPEDEAMINRMGFNGQGMERVKARLEREGLPSIPIGVNVGKMNSSNEEEAVEDYRRVFDRLSPYADYVVVNVSCPNTPDEFDEASPGHLRTVFETLEAENDADRPLLVKVGPDSPAESLYDLVDIVEEFDLDGIVATNTTTSREGIKSDRREEWGGLSGKPLEDRSTNVIRTLAEYTDLPIVGVGGVDSAESAYAKIRAGASLVQLYTGFVYNGPSTAREINRGLVDLLQRDGFQSVEEAVGADLE
- a CDS encoding DUF7552 domain-containing protein, with the protein product MDATMLSEIRATIESLASDDGSYVVVCERTGERPFPATGKRFPDRAAAEEAMRAVVVYRETLRRYDPRTYRYDMTVVETPASLRRSDHRPSTAEDGTDRVLLSHSTARGDPRPLSVPDDRTNDR
- a CDS encoding DUF7260 family protein, whose translation is MTVTTTVDRALERVRTERDAVQDKRAALERFVARVEDVSVDPTPPPTRASTTAGGGTLAARSSPTDGGRHEVRTAFAETVRSHSVDDLDDDESLLETIASELSDSIATALGSTPDGAFTPDLKRAVLSSTRDRVDETQVVAAALDREATHLADVRDEIATITDWLVDADDTPLSECEFDELATRHDRLAAHRERCDRLVRDRQAHLAETTNQTAKGAVAHRTLVTYLYDDFPVDYPVLATVVRLDAVCADCQRAVRDHLVRRA